In the genome of Hymenobacter cellulosivorans, one region contains:
- a CDS encoding PP2C family protein-serine/threonine phosphatase translates to MPFRQKLKAIVLPFTVLSWLILLISTLVHASPEAADLFGFFPRWVTLLAQAAFVAGVFVYQRSRPDPLRGTDFVGLLRRLVLGPGLLATVCVVLHLLERFIQYERPSADRLLFASVYTINLALFVIFLAYTNYCWRSLVLFRSSARLRHSWLWFELLLGGTLLFRLFSWTPPLPAAYFILGGLAVYGVYLSGNQKWVAYLNRRQKWEVVFLQLALLLCLGIFTMYFLRIAQDSKIVAPEPQHAFLLLTVFFAGFYSLTGLLVTFFNLPTAGVFEQKRDEILSLQRLTQLIQKGQTEQEVYQMLFEAAIQTVGADAAWLDVENDGQLQVGQRYQISEEHVAAIRTLLTDYNLGQIEYLNNDLANSSGFRGLELPYGSLIVMPMRSAKRHYGALYMLKEQRQSFDRENLGILQTFTSQTVLSIENLQLVAASLQNERVKEELKIASSVQDSLIPKDLPIDNWFEIGSHALAAKEVGGDFYDFLHLPGKRLAILIGDVSGKGITAAFHMAQMKGIFHALMQENPLAKDDREKFPVPSKFMSMANRALTHCLEKSSFITASLYIIDYEHGGFVFARAGHCHTLYYHSIKEEVSYFHTAGLGLGIIRNDSYEKHIKNQFYDYNPGDVMVIYTDGIVEARGANQEEYGEERLKQQLEHTYYLEANEIKQHILDDLNEFSKGQPMHDDQTLLVIKFKAAQPEATI, encoded by the coding sequence ATGCCCTTCCGACAGAAGCTGAAAGCTATTGTATTGCCCTTCACCGTGCTGAGCTGGCTGATACTGCTTATCAGTACGCTGGTGCACGCCAGTCCGGAAGCAGCAGACCTTTTCGGCTTTTTCCCGCGATGGGTTACGCTGCTGGCGCAGGCTGCTTTCGTGGCCGGCGTGTTTGTGTACCAGCGCAGCCGTCCGGATCCCTTGCGCGGCACCGACTTTGTGGGCTTGCTACGGCGCTTGGTGCTGGGCCCGGGTCTACTGGCGACGGTGTGCGTGGTGTTGCATCTGCTGGAGCGGTTTATCCAGTATGAGCGGCCCAGTGCCGACCGGCTGCTTTTTGCCAGCGTTTACACCATTAACCTGGCACTGTTCGTCATTTTTCTGGCGTATACTAATTATTGCTGGCGCTCCTTGGTGCTGTTCCGCTCCTCGGCCCGCCTGCGCCATTCCTGGCTGTGGTTTGAGCTGCTGCTCGGCGGCACGTTGCTGTTCCGCCTGTTTTCCTGGACTCCACCTTTGCCAGCCGCCTACTTTATTCTGGGTGGCCTGGCCGTATACGGGGTGTATCTGAGTGGCAATCAGAAGTGGGTGGCGTATCTGAATCGTCGCCAGAAGTGGGAAGTAGTGTTTCTGCAGTTGGCCTTGCTGCTGTGCCTGGGCATTTTCACGATGTACTTCCTGCGCATCGCCCAGGACTCCAAGATCGTGGCACCCGAACCTCAGCACGCTTTTCTGCTGCTTACCGTCTTCTTTGCCGGGTTCTATTCCCTGACCGGCCTGCTGGTAACGTTCTTCAACTTGCCCACGGCGGGCGTATTTGAGCAGAAGCGCGACGAAATCCTGAGCCTGCAGCGCCTTACCCAGCTCATTCAGAAAGGTCAAACCGAGCAAGAAGTCTACCAGATGCTGTTTGAGGCCGCTATTCAGACGGTAGGGGCCGATGCCGCTTGGCTCGATGTGGAAAACGACGGACAGCTACAGGTAGGCCAGCGTTATCAGATTAGTGAGGAGCACGTAGCGGCCATCCGTACCCTGCTCACCGACTACAACCTGGGTCAGATTGAGTACCTCAACAACGATTTGGCCAATAGCAGCGGCTTCCGTGGCCTGGAGCTGCCTTACGGCTCCCTGATTGTGATGCCGATGCGCTCGGCCAAACGCCATTACGGGGCCCTCTACATGCTCAAGGAGCAGCGCCAAAGCTTTGACCGCGAAAACCTGGGCATCCTGCAAACTTTCACCAGCCAAACGGTACTCAGCATCGAGAACTTGCAGCTGGTGGCCGCTTCCCTACAGAACGAGCGGGTAAAGGAAGAGCTCAAAATTGCCTCCTCGGTGCAGGACAGCCTGATTCCTAAGGACCTGCCCATCGACAACTGGTTTGAAATCGGCTCCCACGCATTGGCGGCCAAGGAAGTGGGCGGCGACTTCTACGACTTCCTGCACCTACCCGGCAAGCGCCTCGCCATTCTCATCGGCGACGTATCGGGCAAGGGCATTACGGCGGCCTTCCACATGGCCCAGATGAAGGGTATTTTCCACGCGCTGATGCAGGAAAACCCCTTGGCCAAGGATGACCGGGAGAAGTTTCCGGTGCCCAGCAAGTTCATGTCGATGGCCAACCGGGCGCTGACCCACTGCTTGGAAAAGTCGTCGTTCATCACAGCCTCGCTCTACATCATTGACTATGAGCATGGAGGCTTCGTCTTTGCCCGGGCCGGCCACTGCCACACGCTGTACTACCACTCCATCAAGGAGGAAGTATCGTACTTCCACACCGCGGGCCTGGGACTGGGCATTATCCGGAACGACTCGTACGAAAAGCACATTAAAAACCAGTTCTACGACTACAATCCCGGCGACGTGATGGTCATTTATACCGATGGTATCGTAGAAGCACGGGGAGCCAACCAGGAGGAATACGGCGAAGAGCGGCTCAAGCAGCAACTCGAACACACGTACTACCTGGAGGCCAACGAAATCAAACAGCATATTCTGGACGACCTCAACGAGTTCAGCAAGGGCCAGCCCATGCACGACGACCAGACGCTACTGGTTATCAAGTTTAAGGCAGCTCAACCAGAAGCAACAATCTAA